One Siniperca chuatsi isolate FFG_IHB_CAS linkage group LG5, ASM2008510v1, whole genome shotgun sequence DNA window includes the following coding sequences:
- the LOC122876702 gene encoding proepiregulin-like — translation MENSKPSALLSLIGVMLLWPYVLTKSVSSRLQTADSGSLSAGQGEERPHAVKRSTQNCESTFDKYCLNNGQCMLLVDINEHHCKCDRGFYGPRCSNPELVFQPMGEEQIIVTIFCVSLLIIGLAGALYFCCKWYKKNRFQRQQKRQGYKGVQAV, via the exons GTGTCATGCTGCTCTGGCCGTATGTGCTCACCAAGAGTGTCTCATCCCGACTGCAAACTGCAGACAGCGGCTCTCTATCTGCAG GGCAGGGAGAAGAGCGCCCTCATGCGGTGAAGCGGTCGACACAGAACTGCGAAAGCACATTTGACAAGTACTGCCTGAACAACGGCCAGTGCATGTTGCTGGTGGACATCAACGAACACCACTGCAA GTGTGATAGGGGCTTCTATGGCCCCAGGTGTAGCAACCCAGAGCTCGTCTTTCAGCCAATGGGGGAAGAGCAGATAATTGTCACCATTTTCTGTGTGAGTCTGCTGATTATAGGTCTGGCTGGAGCTCTGTACTTCTGCTGCAAATG GTATAAGAAAAACAGATTCCAACGTCAACAGAAGCGGCAGGGTTACAAAGGAGTCCAGGCTGTTTAg
- the areg gene encoding proheparin-binding EGF-like growth factor, with protein sequence MNPLVLTCLLCFAVCSALGAQGSEATFSSELAGVTGGPASGEGLQSLLSDDDELEIDEELSGGDNENFSLHEVHPSKDEKKKKKGKGKKRNRQKIKSTTPLNPEHTFFTNGYMSTLSTTEDPCTSTHLGYCIHGYCKYIEGLQEPVCICMKGYDGERCGIQTLETIKTKSDQSNNTELVQTVLVIIAVVLSVISCTAILLMTCAHYRSHKHFLASYLGTGTEQEKLQKPIGDVVV encoded by the exons ATGAACCCTCTCGTCCTCACCTGTCTCCTGTGCTTCG CAGTCTGCAGTGCTCTAGGTGCTCAGGGATCGGAGGCCACATTCTCTAGTGAACTAGCTGGTGTGACTGGGGGTCCGGCCTCTGGGGAGGGCCTCCAGAGTTTGCTGAGCGATGATGACGAGCTGGAAATAGATGAGGAACTTTCAGGGGGAGACAATGAAAATTTCAGCCTTCATG AGGTGCATCCCAGTAaagatgagaagaagaaaaagaaaggcaaAGGCAAGAAAAGGAACAGGCAAAAGATCAAAAGCACGACTCCTTTAAACCCCGAGCACACATTCTTCACCAACGGATACATGTCGACTCTCAGCACCACAGAAGATCCCTGCACCTCCACCCACCTGGGCTACTGCATTCACGGTTACTGCAAGTACATAGAGGGCCTGCAGGAaccagtgtgtat ATGTATGAAGGGTTACGACGGGGAGCGCTGTGGGATCCAAACTCTGGAGACAATTAAAACCAAGTCCGATCAGAGCAACAATACTGAGTTGGTGCAGACGGTCTTAGTGATCATTGCTGTGGTCCTGTCAGTCATCAGCTGCACCGCCATCCTGCTCATGACCTGTGCTCA TTACAGGTCACATAAACACTTCCTGGCATCCTACCTGGGAACTGGGACAGAGCAGGAAAAGCTACAGAAACCCATCGGTGACGTTGTGGTGTGA
- the LOC122875866 gene encoding granzyme A-like, protein MFCLGDFTGFISCIVLLIVQSSYGSEIIGGNEVQPHSLPFMALLESKQPVCGGILINPTWVLTAAHCADIKRVVLGVHSIKQKEKDSRQMRKVTRSVPHPCYDAADKVNDLMLLKLDKPVKETKTVKCLRMGNTVKEPAAGTSCLVAGWGTTNNAVKQMSDVLMSVNVTVIDRVKCNSPEYYNLKPVITSGMICAGSDGNNRADTCAGDSGGPLLCNGVLAGVTSFGGKCGLLKRPGVYTFLTEKQLIWIKKTTKKSEI, encoded by the exons ATGTTCTGCCTGGGAGATTTCACTGGTTTTATCTCTTGTATAGTCCTCCTCATTGTCCAATCAA GTTATGGCTCTGAGATTATTGGGGGGAACGAAGTGCAGCCCCACTCGTTGCCTTTCATGGCTCTGCTGGAGAGCAAACAACCAGTGTGTGGAGGGATACTGATCAATCCAACATGGGTCCTGACTGCTGCCCACTGTGCTGA CATTAAGAGGGTGGTGCTGGGGGTGCACTCCatcaaacaaaaggaaaaggatTCCAGGCAGATGCGAAAGGTGACTCGCAGTGTTCCTCATCCCTGCTATGATGCAGCAGATAAGGTCAATGACCTCATGTTGCTCAAG ctcGACAAACCGGTAAAGGAAACCAAGACGGTGAAATGCCTCAGGATGGGTAACACCGTCAAAGAACCAGCAGCTGGCACCAGCTGTCTGGTGGCTGGATGGGGGACAACGAACAATGCTGTCAAGCAAATGTCAGATGTCCTGATGTCTGTCAATGTGACTGTGATCGACAGAGTGAAGTGCAACTCTCCTGAATATTACAACCTTAAGCCTGTTATCACCAGCGGCATGATATGTGCCGGTTCAGATGGTAACAACAGGGCTGATACCTGTGCG GGGGATTCAGGAGGCCCACTGTTGTGCAATGGAGTGCTAGCCGGAGTCACTTCTTTTGGAGGAAAGTGTGGCTTGCTTAAAAGGCCTGGAGTGTACACTTTTCTCACAGAAAAACAACTCATCTGGATCAAAAAGACAACGAAGAAGTCTGAAATATAA
- the LOC122875865 gene encoding uncharacterized protein LOC122875865 isoform X2, whose translation MKKYIINNITDSTVCLPMRCRFCSDWLFWRPMSWFKAREFCRRHYVELAVLSTEEQYFNFLNATGANKVSFWLGLQRQSIFSGWKWVIGEELRYEHWYRRNYEGRCASLEAILEKDKKLLAHYCDEAHMFVCQGPVSPQPVMVDSVGSDHVILSWNISAFMQMTPHSYNVTACTNTCYTLFYPYTDGSAFMNINISNLTSATEYFIEISAFVDQPDSVTGGKLILQSNPTALQVKTVDSGGQNKVFIVILKLLKLVSLAPPLWILYCILKNCKSPFLYFFQGVRS comes from the exons atgaaaaaatacatcatAAACAATATCACAGattctactgtatgtttgccTATGAGATGCAGATTCTGCAGCGACTGGCTGTTCTGG AGACCTATGTCCTGGTTCAAAGCCCGGGAGTTCTGTCGGAGGCACTATGTCGAGCTCGCTGTCCTGAGCACAGAAGAGCAATACTTCAATTTCCTCAATGCCACTGGTGCAAACAAAGTCAGCTTTTGGCTGGGCCTGCAGCGTCAGAGCATCTTCAGTGGCTGGAAGTGGGTGATCGGGGAAGAGCTGAGATATGAACACTGGTACAGGAGAAACTATGAAGGCCGCTGTGCAAGTTTGGAGGCAATACTGGAGAAAGACAAGAAGCTGCTGGCTCACTATTGTGATGAGGCGCACATGTTTGTCTGTCAGG GTCCAGTATCTCCGCAGCCAGTGATGGTGGACTCAGTGGGCTCTGATCACGTGATTCTCAGCTGGAACATCTCTgcttttatgcagatgacaccacaCAGTTACAACGTGACGGCATGCACCAACACATGTTATACACTCTTCTACCCCTACACTGATGGCTCGGCCTTCATGAACATCAACATCTCCAACTTAACTTCAGCCACAGAATACTTCATAGAGATTTCTGCTTTTGTTGATCAGCCTGACAGTGTTACTGGTGGAAAACTTATCCTTCAAAGTAACCCTACGGCTTTACAAGTCAAAACAG TGGACTCTGGTGGGCAGAACAAAGTCTTCATTGTAATTTTGAAATTGCTCAAGCTTGTGTCTCTAGCCCCTCCACTGTGGATTCTTTATTGTATCCTGAAAAACTGCAAGTCTCCTTTCTTGT atttttttcaagGAGTCAGATCATGA
- the LOC122875865 gene encoding uncharacterized protein LOC122875865 isoform X1, producing MFAYEMQILQRLAVLVVCHQLAMGQIISCYFPIQRPMSWFKAREFCRRHYVELAVLSTEEQYFNFLNATGANKVSFWLGLQRQSIFSGWKWVIGEELRYEHWYRRNYEGRCASLEAILEKDKKLLAHYCDEAHMFVCQGPVSPQPVMVDSVGSDHVILSWNISAFMQMTPHSYNVTACTNTCYTLFYPYTDGSAFMNINISNLTSATEYFIEISAFVDQPDSVTGGKLILQSNPTALQVKTVDSGGQNKVFIVILKLLKLVSLAPPLWILYCILKNCKSPFLYFFQGVRS from the exons atgtttgccTATGAGATGCAGATTCTGCAGCGACTGGCTGTTCTGG TGGTGTGCCATCAGTTAGCAATGGGCCAGATCATCTCATGTTACTTTCCGATTCAGAGACCTATGTCCTGGTTCAAAGCCCGGGAGTTCTGTCGGAGGCACTATGTCGAGCTCGCTGTCCTGAGCACAGAAGAGCAATACTTCAATTTCCTCAATGCCACTGGTGCAAACAAAGTCAGCTTTTGGCTGGGCCTGCAGCGTCAGAGCATCTTCAGTGGCTGGAAGTGGGTGATCGGGGAAGAGCTGAGATATGAACACTGGTACAGGAGAAACTATGAAGGCCGCTGTGCAAGTTTGGAGGCAATACTGGAGAAAGACAAGAAGCTGCTGGCTCACTATTGTGATGAGGCGCACATGTTTGTCTGTCAGG GTCCAGTATCTCCGCAGCCAGTGATGGTGGACTCAGTGGGCTCTGATCACGTGATTCTCAGCTGGAACATCTCTgcttttatgcagatgacaccacaCAGTTACAACGTGACGGCATGCACCAACACATGTTATACACTCTTCTACCCCTACACTGATGGCTCGGCCTTCATGAACATCAACATCTCCAACTTAACTTCAGCCACAGAATACTTCATAGAGATTTCTGCTTTTGTTGATCAGCCTGACAGTGTTACTGGTGGAAAACTTATCCTTCAAAGTAACCCTACGGCTTTACAAGTCAAAACAG TGGACTCTGGTGGGCAGAACAAAGTCTTCATTGTAATTTTGAAATTGCTCAAGCTTGTGTCTCTAGCCCCTCCACTGTGGATTCTTTATTGTATCCTGAAAAACTGCAAGTCTCCTTTCTTGT atttttttcaagGAGTCAGATCATGA